One stretch of Anolis carolinensis isolate JA03-04 chromosome 3, rAnoCar3.1.pri, whole genome shotgun sequence DNA includes these proteins:
- the LOC134297801 gene encoding uncharacterized protein LOC134297801, giving the protein MSEEEDQSPNEAERPLQGARPKREETLQAIASSTGYPKPNGVTQRIPRLGRGVSAAAETSWGSGGSMPETVALRLSILETNLSRLSETVGRLVPLLEENLQKEASRYGAEREPSKEGDWSQRGQRASTQSPVAARDEGDEEYWQELQFRDSMAREVERQRALGTLRPPSPTELPTPRMGVGVERPLGPGIGSSGFADEGGEERGVQEEEEDVPYDEERRDEGATARPVCGWAEEPTAAADFQEPRRMTTGVGRGVFQGATRGNLMQPFPMPPRQYQRAAEWMPRREDLKLEYGGESEELNFFLISIRGYMEDNAHTFPSEASRVRAIGNTLKRGAASWYVQLHARRDPCLRSVPRFLAALENRFRDRLEQLRARDQLKGIKQRDKTVPEYAEEFLHLAERVPEWSEVTKVELFKEGLRPEIFSWAAHRDDPETLQGWIQLAGRVESTLAQVKRFRSSSGQQRPVARGRGETRKQERPGGRPGIPPRGDDNKPKPGCFVCGKTGHRAAECWARKGEPPKAPKPKPATGRRAEEEVQVPESSERLDYGERRTEEEDEENGGAMSCSQIPGLNFQALNLTS; this is encoded by the coding sequence atgagcgaggaagaagatcaaagcccaaatgaggcagagaggcctttgcaaggggcccggccgaagagagaagagacgctgcaagccatagcttcctctacggggtaccccaagccgaacggcgtgacccagagaattcccaggctcggaagaggcgtctctgcagctgcagaaaccagttggggatctggaggaagtatgccggagaccgtggccctgcggttatccatcctggaaactaatttatccaggctgtcggaaaccgtggggagattggtgccattattggaagagaatctccagaaggaggccagccgatatggcgccgagagagaaccaagcaaagaaggagattggagccagaggggccagcgggcgtcaacgcagagccccgtggcggcaagggacgagggagatgaggaatactggcaggagctgcagttccgggacagcatggcgcgagaagtggagcgtcagcgagccctggggaccctgaggccgccgtctccaacagagctcccaaccccccgaatgggcgtcggggtggaaaggccactggggccagggatcgggtccagtggattcgcagacgaaggcggagaggagcggggggtccaggaagaggaggaggatgtgccgtacgacgaggaaaggcgagatgagggggctacagctaggccagtatgcggatgggcggaagagccaacagcggcggcagacttccaggagccgcgcagaatgaccaccggagtggggcgcggcgtgttccaaggagccacccgaggaaacctgatgcaacccttccccatgccgcccagacaatatcaaagggctgcagaatggatgcctagaagggaagatctcaagctggaatacggaggggaatcagaggaactgaacttttttctaattagcattagaggatacatggaagacaacgcacacacatttccctccgaagcaagcagggttcgagccatcggcaacacactaaagcgaggagcagccagctggtatgtgcaattgcatgccagacgcgacccatgcctgaggtcagtgccccgcttcctcgccgcactggagaaccggttcagagaccggctagagcaattgagggctcgagaccagctgaaaggaataaaacagagggacaaaacggtgcccgagtacgcagaggaattcctccacctcgcggaaagggtaccggagtggtctgaagtaaccaaagtggaactatttaaagagggactacgccccgagattttcagctgggcagcgcacagagacgaccccgagacgctccagggatggattcaactagcggggcgcgtcgaatctaccctggcacaagtaaagcgcttcaggagcagcagcggccagcaaagaccggtggcgagaggtcgaggagaaacgaggaagcaagaaagacccggagggaggccggggattccccccagaggagacgacaacaaacctaaaccgggatgctttgtatgtgggaagacgggccaccgagcagcggaatgctgggcccggaagggggagccgccaaaagccccaaagcccaagccagcaaccgggaggcgtgcggaggaggaggtgcaggtcccagaatcttcggaaagattg